A portion of the Streptomyces sp. NBC_00376 genome contains these proteins:
- a CDS encoding DUF1996 domain-containing protein — MRIKLPFPNSPLFWGILPVTLGLIVLLGVMTFGADRAATVSGAPADDKYVEIGTVVPARAPAAGPDASTGSYTVDCGRNEQGHYNMDNVVTSPGVVNGAHHTHDYVGNLSTDALSTDRSLAAADTTCAGGDRSTYYWPVLRRLDRTGDAHKAGVGAHGNTGEVVTASSVRVEFRGNPVSSVVGMPRFLRLVTGDPVAATTDSGNARAQWGCSGYPDRFTRNYARCPQGSGPTRTLDFPSCWNGLATDSPDHRTHAQFPAADGTCPRATFPVPQLRVTLTYELPEGTPFAVDSFPEQLRDPITDHAMFVNVMTGDRMAELVRCINEDRQCKAG, encoded by the coding sequence GTGCGGATCAAGCTGCCCTTCCCCAACTCCCCTCTGTTCTGGGGGATTCTGCCCGTGACGCTCGGGCTGATCGTGCTCCTGGGCGTCATGACGTTCGGCGCCGACAGGGCCGCCACGGTGTCCGGCGCACCCGCCGACGACAAGTACGTGGAGATCGGGACCGTTGTGCCGGCCCGGGCGCCCGCGGCCGGACCCGACGCGTCCACCGGCTCGTACACCGTCGACTGCGGCCGCAACGAACAGGGCCACTACAACATGGACAACGTCGTGACCTCCCCGGGCGTCGTGAACGGCGCCCACCACACCCACGACTACGTCGGCAATCTCTCCACCGACGCCCTGTCCACCGACCGGAGTCTGGCCGCCGCCGACACCACCTGCGCGGGCGGCGACCGGTCCACGTACTACTGGCCGGTGCTGCGCCGCCTCGACCGCACCGGCGATGCCCACAAGGCAGGCGTCGGCGCCCACGGCAACACCGGTGAGGTCGTCACCGCCTCCTCGGTGCGGGTGGAGTTCCGCGGCAACCCGGTCAGCTCGGTCGTCGGCATGCCCCGCTTCCTGCGGCTGGTCACGGGCGACCCGGTCGCGGCCACCACGGACAGCGGGAACGCCCGTGCGCAGTGGGGCTGTTCCGGCTACCCGGACCGGTTCACCCGGAACTACGCACGCTGCCCGCAGGGCAGCGGACCGACCCGCACCTTGGACTTCCCGAGCTGCTGGAACGGCCTCGCCACCGACAGCCCCGACCACCGTACGCACGCACAGTTCCCCGCCGCCGACGGCACCTGCCCGCGGGCCACGTTCCCCGTGCCGCAACTGCGCGTCACCCTCACCTATGAACTCCCGGAGGGCACGCCGTTCGCCGTCGACTCCTTCCCGGAGCAACTGCGCGATCCGATCACCGACCACGCGATGTTCGTGAACGTGATGACCGGGGATCGCATGGCGGAGCTGGTGCGCTGCATCAACGAGGACCGGCAGTGCAAGGCCGGGTGA
- a CDS encoding uracil-xanthine permease family protein codes for MAGFGWKLHGDGKSLAPGEVVRPDERLTWGRTVGLGAQHVVSMIGACFVAPVLMGLDPNLAVMASGVATILFLLITRGHIPSYLGSSLSFIGVAAVISTQGGDAATLTGALLVVGAVLFLCGAVVRALGARVIHAVLPPVVTGAVVMLIGFNLAPVTAGTYWPQDQWTALLTMLFTGFALVVLRGFWSRIAIFLGLAFGYVASWVFDRAFGKIHSPAGGAEAVDHWRLDLSGVSKADWIGLPDLHAPSFSLSAVLVALPVVIALVAENAGHVKAVGEMTGEPLDDRLGTAIMADGAATVLSTSVGGPATTTYAENIGVMAATRVYSTAAYWCAAGFAILFGLCPKFGAVVAAIPGGVLGGITVILYGMIGLLGAQIWVRSRVDLSNPLHLVPVAAGLIVGIGNVSLKLTDNFQLSGIALGTLIVLIGYHALRVMAPAHMADEPPLLEPDNVGYDRGVPGGS; via the coding sequence ATGGCGGGCTTCGGCTGGAAGCTGCACGGCGACGGCAAGAGCCTCGCACCGGGTGAGGTCGTGAGGCCGGACGAGCGGCTCACCTGGGGGCGCACGGTCGGTCTCGGCGCGCAGCACGTGGTCTCCATGATCGGAGCCTGCTTCGTCGCCCCCGTCCTGATGGGGCTCGACCCCAACCTCGCCGTGATGGCCTCCGGCGTGGCCACCATTCTCTTCCTGCTGATCACCCGGGGCCACATCCCCAGCTACCTGGGCAGCAGCCTCTCGTTCATCGGTGTCGCCGCCGTCATCAGCACACAGGGGGGTGACGCGGCGACCCTCACCGGCGCCCTGCTCGTCGTCGGCGCGGTCCTCTTCCTGTGCGGGGCGGTCGTCCGGGCTCTCGGGGCCCGCGTCATCCACGCGGTACTGCCTCCGGTGGTCACGGGTGCGGTGGTCATGCTGATCGGGTTCAACCTGGCGCCGGTCACCGCCGGCACCTACTGGCCCCAGGACCAGTGGACAGCGCTTCTGACCATGCTGTTCACGGGTTTCGCCCTGGTCGTGCTGCGCGGCTTCTGGTCCCGTATCGCGATCTTCCTCGGGCTGGCCTTCGGGTACGTCGCCTCATGGGTCTTCGACCGCGCGTTCGGCAAGATCCACTCCCCCGCGGGCGGCGCCGAGGCGGTCGACCACTGGCGCCTGGACCTCTCGGGCGTGTCCAAGGCGGACTGGATCGGCCTTCCCGACCTGCATGCCCCGAGCTTCTCGCTCTCGGCCGTTCTGGTCGCCCTGCCCGTCGTCATCGCCCTCGTCGCCGAGAACGCGGGACACGTCAAGGCGGTCGGTGAGATGACGGGCGAACCGCTCGACGACCGGCTCGGTACGGCGATCATGGCCGACGGTGCGGCGACCGTGCTGTCGACGTCCGTGGGCGGCCCCGCGACCACCACGTACGCCGAGAACATCGGTGTCATGGCCGCCACACGTGTCTACTCGACCGCCGCCTACTGGTGCGCGGCGGGCTTCGCGATCCTGTTCGGGCTCTGCCCCAAGTTCGGTGCCGTCGTGGCCGCCATTCCCGGCGGTGTCCTCGGCGGCATCACGGTCATCCTCTACGGCATGATCGGCCTGCTGGGCGCCCAGATCTGGGTCCGTTCCCGGGTCGACCTCTCCAACCCCCTGCACCTGGTGCCGGTGGCCGCGGGTCTCATCGTCGGCATCGGCAATGTGAGCCTGAAGCTCACGGACAACTTCCAGCTCAGCGGCATCGCGTTGGGGACGCTGATCGTCCTCATCGGCTACCACGCGCTGCGCGTCATGGCTCCCGCCCACATGGCGGACGAGCCGCCGCTCCTCGAACCGGACAATGTGGGGTACGACCGAGGCGTGCCGGGCGGATCGTGA
- a CDS encoding FtsK/SpoIIIE domain-containing protein, with product MRLTVTAVDPEQGQTADIMIETDPEAPAGELAEQLHRRLRGGTPKAPPVLYHGATPLPADQPMAAAALRSGSLLSLDAPAPEAGPEPDGVVELRGVGGADAGVVFRLPPGDYEIGSAASCRIQLRAEGLAKTAARLKVHADATATVRSVDQDGVTRDGTGARDWTPWPLGGVLTIGPALLELATPSVPDAALQPSDDGVGLDYNRPPRLLPPPVNNRFQLPVPPGKPIRNKLQLVMIFAPLMMAGVSFVIFNNPRFLVFGVLSPVVALISQFSNKRRGKESYEDQLKEYEEKKAALEQDVDEAVLAEQHARRLAAPDPASALLIATGPRQRLWERRWRDSDFLLMRLGVADRPAYVELQDPAEPEHRRRVDRTTHAVPVTVPLRSCGVMGVAGGATAEPLVRWLIAQAAVLHSPSDLRICVLSGTGGADRWSWVHWLPHCAPLGEDTISLVGASAESVGRRIAELTAVVAARQAAGDRAPRGGAAGEPDVLVVLDGARRLRSLPGVIQILRDGPAVGVYALCVDDEARLLPEECRAVAVAGPKWLRAEQDSADPVDEVRMDAPTRSWCVGVARALAPIRDVGDDADENLLPASARLLDVLGLEPPTPDAVAARWVIAARSTRAVLGEGVDGPFAVDLAADGPHGLIAGTTGSGKSELLQSLVASLAVANRPDELNFVLVDYKGGSAFAECEDLPHTVGMVTDLDTHLVERALVSLGAELKRREHILAEAGAKDIDDYTDKRTRHPELAPMARLVLVIDEFASMVRELPDFVSGLVNIAQRGRSLGIHLILATQRPSGAVTADIRANTNLRIALRTTDTGESRDIIDAPDSGQLSPRTPGRAHARLGHAALLPFQTGRIGGRRLDASNTDEDRPAPVLTELHWEALGAPIPRPEVQEDTFQPVTDLSVLVEAVRDAATQLSVPPARRPWLPPLPGVLTLADLPARPEAAEDGRLTPVAYGLVDVPTEQAQRQLAFDLDEMGHLYIIGSPRSGRSQALRTLAAALTGAHRCADVHLYGLDCGNGALQALGGLPHCGAVVDRGQVERVTRLLNRLVAEVGRRRELLGRRGVADLTELRRVLPETERPPHILLLVDRFEAFERDFANYDQGSLMDAMTLLMREGASVGLHLVMTGDRILGQNRFSSTTEDKLVLRLNDRTDYSMVGLHSRDVPEDLPAGRGVLAKDTNSAQIALIPGGDGGDGSARTDATGAGQALALGVLAERVGERDAEVPTERRPFRVDVLPDELDFADALARRPHTVSPLWAMVGVGGDELAAIGTDLSQVPSFVVAGPPRSGRSTVLLTMAKSLTAAGTKIVAIAPRNSPLRHLAGQPGVVEVFTDADVAVADFRAALGKVDSPAGAILVDDAEMMINSELDTDFVALARGSAGDGWGLIMAGNNEALLGGIGGWQAAVRRNRCGALLAPRLMGDGELVGARLPRGLMGQDSEPGRAHLQLGDGRFTTVRVPATTVD from the coding sequence CGAGACCGACCCCGAGGCCCCCGCGGGCGAACTCGCCGAGCAACTGCACCGGCGGCTGCGCGGCGGCACACCGAAAGCACCGCCCGTTCTGTACCACGGGGCCACCCCGCTCCCCGCCGACCAGCCGATGGCCGCCGCCGCCCTGCGCTCCGGCAGCCTGCTGTCCCTGGACGCTCCCGCGCCCGAGGCGGGCCCGGAGCCGGACGGCGTCGTGGAACTGCGCGGCGTCGGCGGCGCCGACGCGGGAGTGGTGTTCCGGCTGCCGCCCGGCGACTACGAGATCGGCTCCGCCGCGTCCTGCCGCATCCAGCTCCGCGCCGAAGGGCTCGCGAAGACCGCGGCGCGCCTGAAGGTGCACGCCGACGCCACCGCGACCGTACGTTCCGTCGACCAGGACGGCGTCACCCGGGACGGCACCGGGGCGCGGGACTGGACCCCATGGCCGCTCGGCGGCGTCCTCACCATCGGCCCGGCCCTGCTCGAACTGGCCACGCCCTCCGTGCCCGACGCCGCCCTCCAGCCCTCCGACGACGGCGTGGGGCTCGACTACAACCGGCCGCCCCGGCTGCTGCCCCCGCCCGTCAACAACCGCTTCCAGCTCCCCGTGCCGCCCGGAAAACCCATCCGCAACAAGCTCCAGCTCGTGATGATCTTCGCACCGCTGATGATGGCCGGCGTCTCGTTCGTCATCTTCAACAACCCCAGGTTCCTGGTCTTCGGTGTCCTCTCCCCAGTCGTCGCCCTCATCTCCCAGTTCTCCAACAAGCGCCGGGGCAAGGAGAGTTACGAGGACCAGCTCAAGGAGTACGAGGAGAAGAAGGCCGCACTGGAACAGGACGTGGACGAGGCGGTGCTCGCCGAACAGCACGCCCGGCGCCTCGCCGCCCCGGACCCGGCGTCGGCCCTCCTGATCGCCACCGGCCCGCGTCAGCGGCTCTGGGAGCGCCGCTGGCGCGACAGCGACTTCCTGCTGATGCGGCTCGGCGTCGCCGACCGTCCCGCCTACGTGGAGCTCCAGGACCCCGCCGAGCCGGAACACCGCCGCAGGGTCGACCGCACCACGCACGCCGTGCCCGTGACCGTGCCGCTGCGCTCCTGCGGCGTCATGGGCGTCGCCGGCGGCGCCACCGCCGAGCCGCTGGTGCGCTGGCTGATCGCCCAGGCCGCCGTCCTGCACAGCCCCTCCGACCTGCGGATCTGCGTACTGTCCGGCACCGGCGGCGCGGACCGCTGGTCCTGGGTGCACTGGCTGCCGCACTGCGCGCCCCTCGGCGAGGACACCATCTCCCTGGTCGGCGCGAGCGCCGAGTCCGTGGGCCGCCGCATCGCCGAACTCACCGCCGTGGTCGCCGCCCGGCAGGCGGCCGGCGACCGGGCACCGCGCGGCGGCGCCGCGGGCGAGCCCGACGTCCTGGTCGTCCTCGACGGCGCCCGGAGACTGCGCTCCCTGCCCGGCGTCATCCAGATCCTCCGCGACGGACCGGCCGTCGGCGTGTACGCGCTGTGCGTGGACGACGAGGCCCGGCTCCTGCCCGAGGAGTGCCGCGCCGTGGCCGTGGCCGGGCCGAAGTGGCTGCGCGCCGAGCAGGACAGCGCCGACCCCGTCGACGAGGTCCGCATGGACGCGCCGACCCGGTCCTGGTGCGTGGGCGTGGCCCGCGCGCTCGCGCCGATCCGCGACGTGGGCGACGACGCCGACGAGAACCTGCTGCCCGCCTCCGCCCGGCTCCTGGACGTACTCGGTCTCGAACCGCCCACCCCCGACGCCGTCGCCGCGCGATGGGTGATCGCCGCCCGCAGCACCCGCGCCGTGCTCGGCGAGGGCGTGGATGGTCCGTTCGCCGTCGACCTGGCCGCCGACGGGCCGCACGGCCTGATCGCGGGCACCACCGGATCCGGCAAGTCCGAACTGCTCCAGTCCCTCGTGGCGAGCCTCGCCGTCGCCAACCGGCCGGACGAGCTGAACTTCGTCCTCGTCGACTACAAGGGCGGCAGCGCCTTCGCCGAGTGCGAGGACCTGCCGCACACCGTCGGCATGGTCACCGACCTGGACACCCACCTCGTGGAGCGGGCCCTGGTGTCCCTCGGCGCCGAACTGAAGCGACGCGAGCACATCCTCGCGGAGGCCGGGGCCAAGGACATCGACGACTACACCGACAAACGCACCCGCCATCCCGAACTCGCCCCCATGGCCCGGCTCGTCCTCGTCATCGACGAGTTCGCGTCGATGGTGCGCGAACTCCCCGACTTCGTCTCCGGACTCGTCAACATCGCCCAGCGGGGCCGCTCCCTCGGCATCCACCTGATCCTCGCCACCCAGCGGCCCTCCGGCGCGGTCACCGCCGACATCCGCGCCAACACCAACCTGCGGATCGCGCTGCGCACCACCGACACCGGAGAGAGCCGCGACATCATCGACGCCCCCGACTCAGGGCAGCTCTCGCCCCGCACTCCCGGCCGCGCCCACGCCAGGCTCGGCCACGCGGCGCTGCTGCCGTTCCAGACCGGTCGGATCGGCGGCCGCCGCCTCGACGCCTCGAACACGGACGAGGACCGCCCGGCGCCGGTGCTCACCGAACTCCACTGGGAGGCCCTCGGCGCCCCGATACCGAGGCCGGAGGTGCAGGAGGACACCTTCCAGCCGGTCACCGACCTGTCGGTCCTGGTCGAGGCGGTACGCGACGCGGCCACCCAGCTCTCCGTACCGCCCGCCCGGCGCCCCTGGCTGCCCCCGTTGCCCGGCGTCCTCACTCTCGCCGACCTGCCCGCGCGGCCCGAGGCGGCCGAGGACGGGCGGCTCACCCCGGTGGCGTACGGCCTCGTGGACGTGCCCACCGAGCAGGCGCAGCGTCAACTCGCCTTCGATCTCGACGAGATGGGCCATCTGTACATCATCGGCTCGCCGCGCAGCGGCCGCTCGCAGGCGCTACGGACCCTCGCCGCCGCCCTCACCGGCGCGCACCGCTGCGCCGACGTCCACCTGTACGGACTCGACTGCGGCAACGGCGCCCTCCAGGCCCTCGGCGGACTCCCGCACTGCGGGGCCGTGGTGGACCGGGGCCAGGTCGAGCGGGTGACCCGCCTCCTGAACCGCCTGGTCGCCGAGGTCGGGCGGCGCCGTGAACTTCTCGGCAGGCGGGGCGTCGCCGACCTCACCGAGCTGCGCCGCGTCCTGCCCGAGACGGAGCGGCCCCCGCACATCCTGCTGCTCGTCGACCGGTTCGAGGCGTTCGAGCGGGACTTCGCCAACTACGACCAGGGCAGCCTGATGGACGCCATGACCCTGCTGATGCGCGAGGGCGCGAGCGTCGGCCTGCACCTGGTCATGACCGGCGACCGCATCCTCGGTCAGAACCGGTTCTCCTCCACCACCGAGGACAAGCTGGTCCTGCGCCTCAACGACCGCACCGACTACTCCATGGTGGGCCTCCACTCCCGCGACGTCCCCGAGGATCTCCCGGCCGGTCGCGGTGTCCTCGCCAAGGACACCAACAGCGCTCAGATCGCATTGATCCCGGGCGGCGACGGCGGCGACGGCAGCGCCCGCACCGACGCCACCGGCGCGGGCCAGGCCCTGGCACTCGGCGTACTCGCCGAACGGGTCGGGGAACGCGACGCCGAGGTGCCCACCGAGCGCAGGCCGTTCCGCGTGGACGTCCTGCCAGACGAGCTGGACTTCGCGGACGCCCTCGCCCGCAGGCCGCACACCGTCTCCCCGCTGTGGGCGATGGTCGGCGTCGGAGGCGACGAACTCGCCGCCATCGGCACCGACTTGTCGCAGGTGCCGTCCTTCGTGGTCGCCGGCCCGCCGAGGTCGGGCCGCAGCACGGTGCTGCTCACCATGGCGAAGTCGCTGACCGCGGCCGGCACGAAGATCGTGGCGATCGCGCCGCGCAACTCGCCGCTGCGCCACCTCGCCGGACAGCCCGGCGTCGTGGAGGTCTTCACCGACGCCGACGTCGCGGTCGCCGACTTCCGCGCCGCACTCGGCAAGGTGGACAGCCCCGCCGGAGCCATCCTCGTCGACGATGCCGAGATGATGATCAACTCCGAGCTGGACACCGACTTCGTCGCGCTCGCCCGCGGCAGCGCCGGGGACGGCTGGGGCCTGATCATGGCCGGCAACAACGAGGCGCTGCTCGGCGGCATCGGCGGCTGGCAGGCCGCCGTACGCCGCAACCGCTGCGGCGCCCTGCTCGCGCCCCGGCTGATGGGCGACGGCGAACTCGTCGGCGCCCGTCTGCCACGCGGCCTGATGGGACAGGACAGCGAACCCGGCCGCGCCCACCTGCAGCTCGGCGACGGCCGCTTCACCACGGTCCGCGTGCCCGCGACGACGGTGGACTGA
- a CDS encoding CHRD domain-containing protein, which yields MRRLTVAAAAAVLLAGLTGFAGTSPALAEDGPDAGGSRGTGVSAATAEAAQAPAVSLIARLTGDQDGPTAGDQDGKAVVLVKVKGDRVTFALTWNGIGRPTRGHLHRGRPGSDGGVKAALFGTAMPASVNSAAGQTSMSSAALARQLRTDPGGFYIDLHSEEFPGGAVRGRLRLLEKPVNPLSIIRGGKLRALADGGQEVPADDPGKAGDPDGHSTTFLHPRTDRVDYSMAWVNIGAPLAGHIHEGVLGENGDVRLPLFVTPVPKNVFAISGSVSVPDAEVIARLKGSPTGFYSNLHTREFPDGAVRGQLFR from the coding sequence ATGCGCAGGCTCACTGTTGCGGCGGCCGCCGCCGTGCTCCTCGCCGGTCTCACCGGTTTCGCCGGTACGAGTCCGGCGCTGGCCGAGGACGGCCCCGACGCCGGGGGCTCCCGTGGCACCGGGGTCTCAGCGGCCACCGCCGAAGCGGCGCAGGCACCGGCCGTCTCCCTGATCGCCCGGCTCACCGGCGACCAGGACGGGCCCACCGCGGGCGACCAGGACGGCAAGGCCGTCGTGCTCGTCAAGGTCAAGGGCGACCGCGTCACCTTCGCCCTCACCTGGAACGGCATCGGCAGGCCGACGCGCGGCCACCTCCACCGGGGCCGGCCCGGCAGCGACGGCGGGGTGAAGGCCGCGCTGTTCGGCACGGCCATGCCCGCCTCGGTCAACTCCGCCGCCGGGCAGACCTCGATGTCCTCCGCCGCGCTCGCCCGACAACTGCGCACCGACCCCGGCGGCTTCTACATCGACCTGCACTCCGAGGAGTTCCCTGGTGGCGCGGTGCGCGGCCGGCTCCGGCTCCTGGAGAAACCGGTGAACCCGCTCAGCATCATCAGGGGCGGCAAGCTGCGCGCGCTCGCGGACGGCGGCCAGGAGGTCCCGGCCGACGACCCCGGCAAGGCGGGCGACCCGGACGGGCACAGCACCACGTTCCTGCACCCGAGGACGGACCGCGTCGACTACTCCATGGCCTGGGTGAACATCGGGGCGCCGCTGGCCGGACACATCCACGAGGGGGTGCTCGGCGAGAACGGCGACGTACGGCTCCCGCTGTTCGTCACTCCCGTACCGAAGAACGTCTTCGCGATCTCCGGCAGCGTCAGCGTCCCCGACGCCGAGGTCATCGCACGCCTCAAGGGGAGCCCGACCGGCTTCTACTCCAACCTGCACACCCGGGAGTTCCCCGACGGCGCCGTACGAGGGCAGTTGTTCCGCTGA
- a CDS encoding zf-HC2 domain-containing protein, translating into MSTREHDSELLGAYVLGALDEQEVRTVDEHMASCQECRDELDGLRDMESALGEVPPEAFLDGPPEGGDLLLQRTLRQVRNERAGQTLRRRAVLGAVAAVAAAAVLGGGVLIGQNTGERTHEATPPVPSVTATAPPAQPGGMKVVEGRSPSTGSEMRLRVTPAVDWIRLNASVTGIPAGERCRVVVVAKDGSREIAGSWLVADEKKGANLDGSAAVPMDDVQKVVIENDKGKEYVSADV; encoded by the coding sequence GTGAGCACCAGGGAACATGACAGCGAACTGCTCGGCGCCTACGTCCTCGGCGCGCTCGATGAGCAGGAGGTGCGAACCGTCGACGAACACATGGCGTCGTGCCAGGAGTGCCGCGACGAACTGGACGGGCTGCGGGACATGGAGTCCGCGCTCGGCGAAGTACCCCCGGAGGCTTTCCTCGACGGGCCCCCGGAAGGCGGTGACCTGCTGCTCCAGCGCACGCTGAGGCAGGTCCGCAACGAGCGCGCCGGGCAGACGCTGCGGCGAAGAGCGGTCCTGGGCGCGGTTGCGGCGGTCGCGGCGGCAGCCGTCCTCGGCGGCGGCGTCCTGATCGGCCAGAACACCGGCGAACGCACCCATGAGGCGACACCCCCGGTCCCCTCGGTCACGGCGACCGCGCCACCCGCTCAGCCGGGCGGCATGAAGGTCGTCGAGGGCCGCAGCCCCTCGACCGGCAGCGAGATGAGGCTCCGGGTGACCCCGGCCGTCGACTGGATCCGCCTCAACGCCTCGGTCACGGGCATCCCGGCGGGCGAGCGCTGCCGTGTGGTGGTCGTCGCGAAGGACGGCAGCCGCGAGATCGCGGGCAGCTGGCTCGTCGCCGACGAGAAGAAGGGTGCCAACCTCGACGGCTCGGCGGCCGTCCCCATGGACGACGTACAGAAGGTCGTGATCGAGAACGACAAGGGCAAGGAGTACGTGTCCGCCGACGTCTGA
- a CDS encoding sigma-70 family RNA polymerase sigma factor, with translation MAALWSRSRQRQDTGDEALIRSLYEEHGRALLAYAQRLTGDRSAAEDVVQETLIRAWKHPDALVNGKGSVRGWLLTVARNIITDRYRAKAARPTEVAESVTTQPVEQDHADAVVDSMVVMEALDRLSPDHRDVLMEIYFQGRSVAEAANRLGIPPGTVKSRSHYALKALRDMYADRPKAVKLVALKGVAV, from the coding sequence ATGGCGGCATTGTGGTCCCGCAGCCGGCAGAGACAGGACACCGGTGACGAGGCGCTGATCCGGTCCCTCTACGAGGAACACGGCAGAGCCCTGCTCGCGTACGCGCAACGCCTGACCGGCGATCGCAGCGCCGCCGAGGACGTGGTCCAGGAAACCCTGATCCGGGCCTGGAAACACCCGGACGCGCTGGTCAACGGCAAGGGCTCGGTACGTGGCTGGCTGCTCACCGTGGCCCGCAACATCATCACGGACCGGTACCGGGCCAAGGCTGCGCGCCCCACGGAGGTCGCCGAGTCGGTGACCACCCAGCCCGTCGAGCAGGACCACGCGGACGCCGTGGTCGACTCGATGGTCGTCATGGAGGCGCTCGACCGGCTCTCCCCGGACCACCGGGACGTGCTCATGGAAATCTACTTCCAGGGCAGGAGCGTCGCCGAGGCGGCGAACAGGCTCGGGATACCACCCGGGACGGTCAAGTCCCGGTCACACTATGCGTTGAAGGCCCTGCGGGACATGTACGCGGACAGACCGAAGGCAGTGAAGCTGGTGGCGTTGAAGGGGGTGGCGGTGTGA
- a CDS encoding MFS transporter, whose amino-acid sequence MTADSTDADFGMAQVRRARFAVAAVFTVHGAVTGSFATRVPWIQDHAGVSAGQLGLALAFPAIGASLAMPLAGAISHRFGARTALRGLLALWTLALVLPALAPNLLTLCAALFVYGASAGMSDVAMNALGVEVENRLDKSIMSGLHGMWSVGALIGSAAGTVAAHLGTDARLHHTLAALVLTALGLIACRGVLDLRSEPDEEPPPRFTLPPRSALIIGAVGFCAVFAEGASLDWSAVYLRDIMDTSAGLAAASTTAFALTMAVARIAGDKVVDRFGAVRTVRFGGVLATVGGLLVVASPNAVLAMCGFGFLGLGVAVVVPLAFAAAGRSGPNPSQAIAGVATITYTSGLIAPSAIGSLAEATSLVVSFGLVTVLAFGLVLGAGVLRAGDRRPVSPSDAGAPSAAAVEQRP is encoded by the coding sequence ATGACAGCGGATTCCACAGACGCGGACTTCGGCATGGCGCAGGTGAGGCGGGCCAGGTTCGCCGTCGCCGCGGTCTTCACCGTGCACGGCGCGGTGACCGGCAGCTTCGCCACCCGGGTGCCCTGGATCCAGGACCACGCCGGGGTCAGCGCCGGTCAACTGGGCCTGGCTCTCGCCTTCCCGGCGATCGGCGCCTCGCTCGCGATGCCGCTGGCCGGCGCGATCAGCCATCGCTTCGGCGCGAGAACCGCACTGCGCGGGCTGCTCGCCCTGTGGACACTGGCGCTGGTCCTGCCCGCGCTGGCACCCAACCTGCTGACGCTGTGCGCCGCGCTCTTCGTGTACGGGGCATCGGCCGGCATGTCGGACGTGGCGATGAACGCCCTCGGCGTCGAGGTGGAGAACCGCCTCGACAAGTCGATCATGTCCGGGCTGCACGGGATGTGGAGCGTGGGCGCCCTGATCGGTTCGGCGGCGGGCACGGTGGCCGCGCATCTGGGCACCGACGCCCGGCTGCATCACACACTGGCCGCCCTCGTGCTCACCGCGCTCGGCCTGATCGCCTGCCGGGGCGTACTGGATCTGCGCAGCGAACCGGACGAGGAGCCGCCGCCGCGCTTCACGCTGCCGCCGAGGTCGGCGCTGATCATCGGCGCGGTGGGCTTCTGCGCGGTTTTCGCGGAGGGCGCCAGTCTGGACTGGTCGGCGGTCTATCTCCGGGACATCATGGACACCTCCGCCGGGCTCGCCGCGGCGTCCACGACGGCGTTCGCGCTGACCATGGCGGTCGCCCGGATCGCCGGTGACAAGGTCGTCGACCGCTTCGGCGCGGTCAGGACCGTACGGTTCGGCGGTGTCCTCGCGACGGTCGGCGGACTGCTCGTGGTCGCCTCGCCGAACGCGGTCCTGGCGATGTGCGGCTTCGGGTTCCTCGGGCTCGGTGTGGCCGTGGTCGTCCCGCTCGCCTTCGCGGCGGCCGGGCGCAGCGGGCCGAACCCGAGCCAGGCGATCGCGGGTGTCGCCACCATCACGTACACCTCCGGGCTGATCGCCCCGTCCGCGATCGGCTCGCTGGCCGAGGCGACCTCGCTGGTCGTGTCGTTCGGCCTGGTGACGGTCCTGGCGTTCGGCCTGGTGCTGGGGGCCGGGGTACTGCGGGCGGGCGACCGCAGGCCGGTGTCGCCCTCGGACGCCGGCGCCCCGAGCGCGGCGGCCGTCGAGCAGCGTCCCTGA
- a CDS encoding COG4315 family predicted lipoprotein: MRARKALFAIPLALGLVACGAGSDGDTDDGRRPVKAAPGTEVTVADVGLGSILVDGKGRTLYAFTKDKDAASNCDAECIAVWPALTSPVPATAGRGVRKSLLREAKQSGGAVHVTYGDWPLYYYVGDMAPGDVNGQGLDGEWFAVAPDGKLVRKAA; this comes from the coding sequence ATGCGTGCACGCAAGGCTCTTTTCGCGATCCCGCTGGCCCTGGGACTTGTCGCCTGCGGGGCCGGGAGCGACGGCGACACCGACGACGGCAGGAGGCCGGTCAAGGCCGCGCCCGGCACCGAGGTCACCGTGGCGGACGTCGGGCTCGGCTCCATCCTGGTCGACGGCAAGGGCCGCACCCTGTACGCCTTCACCAAGGACAAGGACGCCGCGAGCAACTGCGACGCGGAGTGCATCGCCGTATGGCCCGCGCTGACCAGCCCCGTACCCGCCACCGCGGGCCGGGGCGTCAGGAAGTCGCTGCTGCGCGAGGCGAAGCAGTCCGGGGGTGCCGTCCACGTCACGTACGGGGACTGGCCGCTGTACTACTACGTCGGTGACATGGCGCCCGGTGACGTCAACGGGCAGGGCCTGGACGGCGAGTGGTTCGCCGTGGCACCCGACGGCAAGCTCGTCCGCAAGGCCGCGTGA